The nucleotide sequence TGCAGCCATGATAGTCTGCTTTTGATCTTATGTCATCAATAATCAATTAAATGTTCAGACCACTGTCCGAGGTGCTGATCCTCTGTCCCGGGATTTGGGATCTGTCCATGGTGCTCGCTGTCTATCACACTGATCAGCTGGACTCAGGTTCACTGATGATACTTTATCTAATTGTGCAAAAATCCAACTGTGACTATGTCACTGTGTCATCATTTGAGATTTGATAGAGACTCAAAGAGGAAATAAGCCTCAGAAGAGACTGGATTCATTTTTACTCCATGAATCCCTTTAAGACCCATTTGGATCAGTTACCATCTGTAAAAGAATCATTGTGGTTCTTTAGAATTTCTTTGAATTGCTGACTATCTCTGTGGGGCCGTAGGGAGTTACACACAACTTGAACTATTTCCTTGAAGACAATCTAAGTGTTGCAGATAGACTCTTatcatttcacttttcaaacCCACAACACTTTGTCCCGCCCAGCAGCCTCATCCAATCACTGGCTCTGGGCCGGGAGCAGCGTTGCTTTATAAGCTGCATGTGGTGCCGGTGAGAACAGGATTTACTGAAAACCTAGAGCCGACACTATGGTTGAATGGACAGACTTTGAGCGCGCCACCATCCAGGACATCTTCTCCAAGATTAATTATGAGGTCGTGGGCCCCGCTGCTCTTACCAGGTGACACATATTTTTCAGAAATGTGATCATGTgcataaatgttctttttcttgGCACTTGTAACATGTGTTGATCTGAGCCTGGAACAAATATGTTTCACTGACATGTTTCCTCAGGTGTCTGGTTGTCTACCCCTGGACTCAGAGGTATTTTGGCAACTTTGGAAACCTCTACAACGCCGCTGCCATCTCTTCAAACCCGTTAGTTGCAAAACACGGGACAACTATCCTGCACGGTCTGGACCGGGCTATGAAGAACATGGACAACATCAAGGAAACCTACGCCGAGCTCAGTGTGCTGCACTCTGAGAAACTACACGTGGATCCTGACAACTTCAAGGTAGAGAAGACTATGGAGCTGTTGTTGTCTCCATTTAATGAGTGTGTTTGACAGAGAAGCCTCCTCACCcctcatgttgtgttgtgttgtgttgcagctgctggCCGACTGCCTGACCATCGTGCTCGCTGCTCAGATGGGTGCAGACTTCAATGGTGAAGTGCAAGCAGCTTTCCAGAAGTTCCTGGCTGTGGTGGTGTCCTCCCTGGGAAGACAGTACCACTAGAGAGCTGCAGCACAAGAGAAGAACATAACGTGCTGACCATTTGTTCAGTGCCTCTTTGTTTTGCtctcaaaaacaaataaagtaaatggcAAATTAAACATGTTGTCTACCTGTGATTATGCAACACTACACACATTATACTATACTAAGTGTGGGCATGAAGAATAAAGTATTTCAGATAAAACCTTTCTtagacagaaacaacagagctGATGAAAAGTAGTGACAGGTGATTGTAGCTTACTGCTGTTACAGTCTATCTGTAGATGAATAACTCCACAGAAGTACTGACCAAAAATTAACAAACTTCGACTGGTGTTTATCTGAGTTTACAAATATAGTTTACACTGGTACATGACCTGTTGCAACAGGAGACTAATATTAGAACTCAGAGACTGATAAAATTAAGTACCTTCTACATGCTATTTACAAGTTGTCTTATATATTTAACAAAACCAACATGATGacatataacaataataactctaaataaataaatccatgcATAAAAACATACATACTTGCATAAACATATAGAAAATTCATCAAAACTTTGTGTTTCAAAATGTATGCACAAAAAAGACAgtaacagtttttgtttttttaactcttcGGTTCTCTTAAAAAACGATTCCAATTATTCCATGTCCTCTTGTTACGTGCTGTGTTTCAATTTACCTCCAGAATATTTTGTTGATTAATAGTTTATTATTAAGTGTTAAGGAaatgtcttttaattttttgtgtGACTGTAAACAACATTCAGTTTACAATTTTTAAAACTTACAGAAGCTGATTTTTCACATTCGAGAAACTTAAACCAGAGTGTTGGAAGTTtttacaaaatttaaaaaataaaaataaaaattgaatgtCCAAGTTAGGACTGACAATCAAAATAGTTGCCAGTAAAATGTCTGCCCATCGCCTAATCAATTAACCACAGAGTAGCTGCAGTTCTAATCTAATCTGTGTTTATCTGAGTTTGCAAAATATAGTTTACACTGGTACAAAACTGTTGTAACAGAAGACTAATTAAACTAAAGTCATACACTTGGCAAGTACTTTCTACTTTCCATTTATAAGTTGTCTTATATATGACAAAACAACATAATgacatataaaaataataacactaacataaaaatatttatacatttt is from Paralichthys olivaceus isolate ysfri-2021 chromosome 5, ASM2471397v2, whole genome shotgun sequence and encodes:
- the LOC138407860 gene encoding hemoglobin subunit beta-like — translated: MVEWTDFERATIQDIFSKINYEVVGPAALTRCLVVYPWTQRYFGNFGNLYNAAAISSNPLVAKHGTTILHGLDRAMKNMDNIKETYAELSVLHSEKLHVDPDNFKLLADCLTIVLAAQMGADFNGEVQAAFQKFLAVVVSSLGRQYH